The stretch of DNA AATCAGTCGGTTTAGCCGGTGTTTTCGGGATGTACGCGGTCGTGTGTGTTATATCGTGGGTGTTTGTGTTCTTAAAAGTACCCGAAACCAAAGGCATGCCTCTCGAAGTCATTACGGAGTTCTTTTCTGTTGGTGCGAAGCAAGTTGCAGCTGCCAAGAACAACTGAGTTTGGTTACATATATTTGATGGATAGTTTGAAAGTTTTGACGGCTgttcaaatttatcttttttttttccttatcatTTTATTGTCAATTAGGCAGTTCGATTTGTGTagaaagattaaaaaaagaacaaaaaaacaaaCATGATTTTCTATTTGTTACAGTTTTCTAAATGACATTTAAAGTTTTCTTCAAATGCTCTCCTTTGGTTTGAAATTTAAGATTCAAAGTTTTGTTCGAGTTTAATCGACTACGAAGTAAACGTTTTAGCTTAATTCGAGTTGATTGTAGAGTTGTTCTAACTTAACCAATCGATAAATTGGGCTTGTTTCAACAATGGCGGCCggatatttttttttcaaatagtaAAAATAGGGGTTTTCTTAAAATGCTCATGTATGACATTTATATCTTGAACGAGTATGAGATATAACCCATGGATCCTCCAAACACGACAACTTGGAATAAAATAAACATACTCGTATCCGACACTCATATCTAACATAGTCATGAAGAACAGTGGTCCTGTAAAATGGCCAGTCATAAGAAGCAAATTTGTAGAACCACCACGGCCACCACTAGCAGCCACCGCTCATCCACCATCTTCACAACTATACATCAAATTGATTCAAGCACAGGGTTAAGTAGAAACAACAAAAATTTACTAACATCATAGGTAATTATCAGAAGCATGATGTCCCCACTGCATTCATAATAGCAACTTGCTTGGCTTGAGTTCTCATATGCATAAATTTGAAGTGAAATAATCCAGCTAATCTCactgttaaataaaaaataaacacataagcTCTTCATGTTAACAATCAAAAAAATGATTTCTAATACCTACTGGTTTGTGTTGATTGCTTTTTGACCTTCTATACTAAtctgaaattaaatatatttgtcCCAGGAAGGGTTTAGATTTCATGACATCAGAGACCTCACCAATCACAACGACCGATTTGCGTATGAAGCCCTTGATGATTTATGGCTATACCAAGTAAAAACTTAGACGTGTGCAGGGCTTATTTCAGTCAAAAATCCTCTCCCCCGTTGAGAATAGCAAGAATATGAAAGAGCTAAATACGCAGAGCAATCCCGGGATGACAAAGACTGTTCTCCAGCTTTCTGGACTAGAAAGATCTGAATATTCAGCTTTAGCAGCTTCGAGAAGCTTTCCAGTCATATCAACCCCAATGATCCCAGCTAGGGTGCCGGCTGTATTAGAGACACCCATTACAATTCCTGCATATTTGGGTGCAATATCCATATGATTCACTGCAAACCCAGCCCTTCCGAGCGCCAAGAAACCAAGAGCCACAGAAGAACAGAAAATGGCTCCAGCTGATGTTCTGAAGATTGGTAGTGTCATCAATGCAAGAGAAGAGACTATAAATCCTACAGTGTTCAAGAACTTCCTAGTTTTAGTCACGGACATTATTCTTTTGGTGATCAAGTAGTCAGCAAGAACCCCACCGATATTTGagaatatgaacatgttgaaataCGGCAACATCTTGGAAGAACCCATTTCCTGAAGACTGAGTTGGAGGCCCAGCTCAAAGTATGTTGGCAGCCAGTTCATTAATACATAAAGGGCATAGTGGAATGTGAAATTATTTACCACGATTGCCCAAACTGGCCTGCTGGCTAAAATTCTCTTCCATGGGATTTCGGAAGTTCGGGCTGTAGTTCCTCCATTCTCCACTTTTATCTTCTGACTTGCTTTGGTAGGTAATAAAGATTCTCCAAAACCAGTGGCAGTGGCTTTCTGATGCTCAGATCGAGGGGGGTCAGTTGCATATTTAAACCAAAAGAAAGACCAGATGACACCTAATGCTGCTTCTGCAATAAATACAGATTGGGGACCTCTGAACTTCACCAGGCTAGGAAGGACAAGCATTCCCATAGCTGCACCTAGGTACATCCCCGAAGTTGTAAGCGAAACAGATCTTGACCTCTCATGTGGTGGTACCCACTGTGCTAGGACAGTGTGAATAGAAGGGAAGATGAAACCTTGTGCCACACCAACAAGCAAGCGAGCAACAACCAAGATAGTGACTCTATTGGGATCTAATGGAACCAAAAAACAAGTTGATGACCATAAAACGAATGAGAGAAGAAGAACCTGCCTTCCCCCGATCTTTTGAGCCGCCCATCCCCCAGGTACCTGAGAACAAGCATAACCGTAATAGAATGTTGATAGTATTGTCCCTTTGCTTGATTGGTTAATCCCAGCAGCATCAGCTGCAACTGTGTATGCTATGGAGAAACCCACACGTTCTATATAACATACGCATGTGCTGACAAAGGTTAAAAGGACAATTAAGTATCGCTTTGGGAATTTCATCGACTTCATAATTCACTTTTATATAGGAATCTTTATTTTGTCAACTGTCTTCAAGCAAATCAACTATCTTAGGCTTTCGACCCCAATTAACAAGCATTTCATCAAAGACAGCAGTTTCTTCGT from Gossypium hirsutum isolate 1008001.06 chromosome D04, Gossypium_hirsutum_v2.1, whole genome shotgun sequence encodes:
- the LOC107898906 gene encoding probable anion transporter 5 isoform X1, which gives rise to MRWVGASHRIATSDREEANEHVNFRNLVVFFSRTSTFTTLTSSPLPLPLSVLGFFFLTNVLFFLGFSFFHGFPMTPKFYKVPGGWAAQKIGGRQVLLLSFVLWSSTCFLVPLDPNRVTILVVARLLVGVAQGFIFPSIHTVLAQWVPPHERSRSVSLTTSGMYLGAAMGMLVLPSLVKFRGPQSVFIAEAALGVIWSFFWFKYATDPPRSEHQKATATGFGESLLPTKASQKIKVENGGTTARTSEIPWKRILASRPVWAIVVNNFTFHYALYVLMNWLPTYFELGLQLSLQEMGSSKMLPYFNMFIFSNIGGVLADYLITKRIMSVTKTRKFLNTVGFIVSSLALMTLPIFRTSAGAIFCSSVALGFLALGRAGFAVNHMDIAPKYAGIVMGVSNTAGTLAGIIGVDMTGKLLEAAKAEYSDLSSPESWRTVFVIPGLLCVFSSFIFLLFSTGERIFD
- the LOC107898906 gene encoding probable anion transporter 5 isoform X2, encoding MKSMKFPKRYLIVLLTFVSTCVCYIERVGFSIAYTVAADAAGINQSSKGTILSTFYYGYACSQVPGGWAAQKIGGRQVLLLSFVLWSSTCFLVPLDPNRVTILVVARLLVGVAQGFIFPSIHTVLAQWVPPHERSRSVSLTTSGMYLGAAMGMLVLPSLVKFRGPQSVFIAEAALGVIWSFFWFKYATDPPRSEHQKATATGFGESLLPTKASQKIKVENGGTTARTSEIPWKRILASRPVWAIVVNNFTFHYALYVLMNWLPTYFELGLQLSLQEMGSSKMLPYFNMFIFSNIGGVLADYLITKRIMSVTKTRKFLNTVGFIVSSLALMTLPIFRTSAGAIFCSSVALGFLALGRAGFAVNHMDIAPKYAGIVMGVSNTAGTLAGIIGVDMTGKLLEAAKAEYSDLSSPESWRTVFVIPGLLCVFSSFIFLLFSTGERIFD